In the genome of Amblyraja radiata isolate CabotCenter1 chromosome 6, sAmbRad1.1.pri, whole genome shotgun sequence, the window GAAAGGGGTTATTGCCgatttttagtttttttaaaatcaagtttCTCGGAGACAAAGTGCGCGTTCGTGCTAAAGGGAACACAGAGAGCAGGCATCATTGTAAGTCTAACTTCACACGGGCGTGACCCGTCTGTACTTCTTAAAATGTTGAAAATTATTGTGGCCCTTCTGAGCCAAAGATGACCGCAATTTCATAGAAAGTAAAGGGGGGAATGGACGTAAAATGCAACTGCTACTGAATGAATCAATACTAGGTTTCGTTGATTTGACTTGTTATAATTGGAATCAGATCGCCCCTACAGTTAAGATatgcgttttttttttaatccaagcATCATTTGATATATTGTAGTAATTTCCCCTATGGTTTGTTTTCTGTTATTTAGTCAATGGAATCGCATTAAAACGGTAAAACCCAAAGGCAACTCGTTATCATATCATTATAGTAAATTTAATCAATCATATGGAAATTTAGAAGAATATTTTTTTACCGAGAGGTTATATATTTGTTGCCTCCATCTTACGTGCTAAATTGGAAGATATGTTTTAAAGTCACAACTATATCGCCCATTCTAATTGAAGGCGAAGAGTAAATTGTGAGTCGCGTTGCATCTCTCCGTGAAAGAACGATGACGTTCGAGAGTTTGAAGGTTATTGAAAGTTGAAATGTAATTTTTATATTAGTTTTCTAGACTGGCAGCTAAGGTACGGcggattaaattaattttaataagATGTGGGCACTGGGCTGGATATAAGTTGGCGGCTTTACTTTCAGCAGAACCCTTGCCACTAGCCACTTATTATGCGAGATTGAAACACAACTAGTTCTTAATCACGCACTGATTGTCGCTGCTGAAGACGTGGATATCATGGACTATCTCTATACTTTGATAGTGAGGTTGATGGGATGGGATAACTGATCTATTTCCCGTTATTCGCAGTGTTGTTGAAAATGACACCCACTATAATGCGAGGAAACGGCCTGCCAGGGCAATATTGATAGACAATGTTGTGTTTGGCTGATTTCCTTATCAGAACAGGTGTTTTAACATGATAGCAGTTCTAGTCAATTAACCCATTAAAACTCCGTTTTATTGTATCGATTTCATTATGGTCAGACTTTACACAGTGACAAGAAGGCCACATATTAGATATCAGGCCACGAGTGTACATTAGGTGACCCCAGAGCTTAGAGTCAACGGCAGAAAGGAACCCCAATTACTCGGGTCTGTGATTTTTTTCCAATATTTCGAATAAAAGCGGCATAATGACCCGAGAACGATTGACTGGGCTACAGAGATTCACCGAACATCGTCACTTAAGCTAAATCATAATCTTAGAAAGCTGCCCATTTCATGTAATTATTTTCGAAATCCATTGGTTTGAAGAGACGAGTCAGTGATATTGATAGAATGACAATAAAAATTCCCAATCATATAAAGACCTGAACCGAAAAAAATGAACAAGCATGCCGCAGTTTCTCAaacatgtgtttttttttggtaaagATTAAAATCCCTTTCgtgggaaaaaaaacactatttGGCACAAATCCTCCTTTAAGCCTAGGTAGGGTGAGGTTGATCTTTCTGGTTTGATTCCACCAACAACCTCTAAGTCTAAAGTAGACATCACAGGTCGGAGATGTTTAATGTTTTAACGGAGGAGAGATTACACAATTCTGAACTGAAACACCACTTACACACTTGAGCGAACTGACCGCCGGGTTTCCACACCTCTTGGTTGCAGCCAACCGCTTCACGATCAGTATCGAACTGTCAAGACCTTTTTCGGGAAAAGACTGATTCGACATTGGCAAAGCAGAATTCCGAACAACCGAATATGCTCGCTCTATCTCGCTTTCTTTTACACGTCCACACAATCCGCGCGCTTCACACTCATACGGAATAGACATAAATATAACATTCGTGACCAATTCTTGCAATTTcgttatattttaaatattaaaatacaCTTTATATGGTCCACCTACTGACTATCTGACTCGGAACCGATTCCATAGATCCGCGACCCCTTAAAAATGGAATCCATAATTAAAGGACTTCATTAAGCATGTCATTAACAAAAAGCCGTGACGTTTTCAAACAAAACAAGCTCTATTCAAAAAGAGAGATAAATCTCGACACTCACCGCATGCACCGTGAGTGCAGCCCAGTTAGCTTGCAATATCGCATAAATGGGAGTTGTACGCGGAGTCCAGGTACACCAAGAGAGCTGGAGCAGATTAAATGGAAATGAAACTTATCATGTGAAGCGTAATGTTTACCGGAATATTAACCAAAAAATTGGCATAATAAACAAGAAGATAGGGTTTAATAACAATTAAATGGCAGCAATATTAAACTCCAGCCCAACATAGGGCGATAAACAGTGTCGCTATACAAGTATTCTCTCACATTTATTGGCATGTGAGGGCCATTATATGGGGATGTGGGTCGGCTGTGTGTGAATCAGATGCTTATAGAATCGTTACAGGCCAAACGAGAGCATTCAGCCCATCGGGCCTCTGCTAGACATTTGAAGTGCATTCTCTAGCTTTGATCCTCTAACCTGCAAGTGTTTTCCGCTTAAATATTTATCTACTTACTTTTGGAAAGCTGCGATTGAATCTGTTATCATCGCCGTGTAACTCTGTTCCCGTTAATCGTTGctgaataaatgaaaaaaaacaacTATTTTTCCCTTCGATCTCTGGTTATTTTGCTAATCGCTTTAAACCTGTGACCCTGGTTTCTTGGCACTTACACCAATGGACACTGTTTATCTTTATTAACAATAACCCCAAATGTAAACATTCAACGAGTGCGCCACCGGGCCCAATGTTGGCGTAACCTGCTAATTTTCTGATCATCATTGCGGCAACCTCGCAACGAAATGTTCTCCACCCCTGAGTTCGTCTCTGCCTTCTATCCTTTTTGTCGCTATCTCGGTTGCTTCCAATATGTTGAACTTGGGACACGCATGTTCCGTTTTCCAACTTAGAATTGTCTTCAATCGACCTTAAAAGTCGTTTGCGGAAATATCTTCCCAAGTTCCTAGTAGATAACAAGAGCCTGCAGTCTAATCAGTAACCGACTAACGAAGAGGGCTTTCTGTTTAAGAAAGTTCGCCGAACGCCAAACGCATGCACGATTCTACTCAATGCCTTGCCACAGTAGCGCGCACAGTACCAGTTACCCTTATAACTTATCGCACTGATGACATGTTCACCCTCTACCCGTGTCTTCAGCCGATTGAGTATTTATCCCAGCTTTGAATTAGGGAAATTAGATTTTATTCATCAATGCAATATAAAATATGCATTTAACATAAATAACAATGTCGAGATAATGTTTAGAACCGAGAAGCCATCAGATGATGTTAACACAGTTGATGTACAAAAAAAACTGGCTTTAGCATGAATTGCGAAAGTCAATGGGCAAGAATGATCACTAACTGAGCTTGCCTTTTGCACAAACACTGCGCGAGCATTGGAACCAGCAACGGTCCCGGGAACATTTCTGACTGTAATACTGTACTGACACTGGCGCCGGGATCAGCATTGGCATCAGTAGGGGACCCAAAACGATTACTAGCGCCGGTGTATAGTTCTGACATAGCACTGGCACCACCACTAGCAGCTGACTTGTTTTTGTGTTCAGGCACTAACTCTGGCGTAGAACTAAGATTTGTACTGAGACTGGCACCAAGGCTGACGCAGTCATGGCACTGACACTGTCGCTAGCAAAGTACTGGCCCGAGCAAGATGACATTAAATCTTGCACTGAAGCTAATGCTACAGGGACCAATACGTGCATTAGCACTTCATTCAACGATGGCACTAGTACTGTTTATGACATTGGCTGCAGCACTGGGCTTAATGCTCGTTCTACCACATTGAATGAAACTGGCTCCAGCGATGGGACGTACAATGACAGTCAGACTAAATTCAAAAACTGGTATTATCACCACTGTAGAGCTAGCATGAAGCCCAGTGCTGCAGCCAATGTCAGGACCAGTACTAATGCCGTTGTTGGTCCCTGTAGCTGACAGAAATCGGCAGATATATTCATGTGTATTCAATGAATTAAGGGGGTATGCGGTATACTCCAAGAAGGCAGCTCAGAGATAAAAGTTGAGCCGTGATCTCTCTCAATAGCGGAACAAGCTTCTAATTCATTGCTTTCTTAAACGACGCTTATACCGAGATGCTACATCTGGCCCGTGCTTTGGGCACGATTACGCAATTAGGCCAACGTTATCCCGGCACATGCCTTAGAATGTCACTTCTTAAAGATTATTACATAACTTGTCCCTCGACTTGGGGATGAATTTGAATTGTTCAACTACCCCGCTTAAGCGAAGGATGACACCATCCCGGACGGACGTTTGCTATTAGTTAACCACAACTAACCCAATTAGAGAATGCTTTGCCAAATATGTCGTTGTGGGACCCTACCGTCCATCACAAATTTAAGTTCCTATTATTATGTTTATATTAGTACTAATCAATGTTAGCCAATTATTTGCAATTCACCAAACTTGACTTAAATATATAAAGTTGCTTTCTTAAATACTTAAGAAtactgtacaggaaggaactgcagatgctgatttaaaccgacgatagacacacacacaatactggagtaagATGAAGgttccttctccccacagatgatgcctgacccgctgagttactccaacatgttgtgtctacttAAGAATAATAATGTATCAATGATAGAATATGATTTTACGATTTATACACAAATGATTCTGGCTTTTGAACATACGTGTAAATATAAATATTTCGCTGTTTAGTAAGTTGCAGTTATCGCCTTTTTTCAAATCAGGTCAGTGAGGGAAAGAAAGAAACAAACTCTCAGTTAGGCGACAATTATTTTGAAGAGTCTGGTTTTAATTTACGATTGTCCTCCACTATACGAAACTATCTTCATCAATATTCAACCAAGCTAAAAAAAAGTAATTATTCACAGCAGCTCATAATCATTTAATTCGTTGTTTATAAAACCGAAAATTGTAGGATTTCAAGTGGTTTAAAATGCTCCTTGACATTATCTTCAAATATCCCGAGTCTTTGACTCTAGGTCTGTACAGTTAATTAAAATATATTCGTCGACACGAATTCGAGCACAACTGATGCGGTTAGTTGAatgaaaaaatgaaattaaacacaatCTGTATAGTTGGGCGTTTCACGAATCCTTGCATTGGGACACGGAGATTCTGTTTGAAGCGAAAGACAATATTTTCAGTAAGTTATGTTTCTGGACCAGTTTTTTGCTCTGATGAAGGCCCATTTTGCGCGAATCAATTTAATCGGCTCCCAACGCTCGCAGCCCCATAATTGTTCATTTGAACTCTTTAAATTGAAATGTTGCAAATGTACTTGTGCTTTGTTTTATGGAAAACATAGATAGACCCATTCCGAACTTAACTTGCAAAATTAGAACGGCGTTGGAGAGTGGTTTACGATTTCCTATTGCAGTTGCAATATGTCAGTTTTGACATCAAATTGCTTTTAATCACTCTAAATCCCAAGTGCTGTTATTTAAAAGTTGTGTTTTATCTCGCAGTCACTGTGATCCCGTAAAGGGAGCTGTCAGTTCCCAGGCACCTGGGTCTGAATGATGTCTTTGTGTCGTTTACCCTCAGGAACACACCAGCCCCTCTCATTATGCCACAGCCTTCTTTAATCTAGCTCTGTACTTACAAAAACCATTCAACACTTCATCtgcattttaaattaattaaGCGTGGGCATTGTTCAGAACTGAGTCCCAAATTATACTGTATTCTTTTAAACGACTGTTGATCGATTGGGAGACAGCAACACATGATTCCGCTATAGTATATATCCTTTAATAAGTATCAATAGGCTGTGGACCACCGTCCTATAGGCAGCCAACGATTAACAATATCATCGGGTTTTACGGGACTTTATGATTTATTTGTGCTACCTTTAAACATAAAATGTAGCGCTCGATCCACTGAGGATCTGTACAACCACCCTGTTGTCGCTTTTCCTTCAAGAATATGCAACGTGGGAACTAAAGATACTCGCACTGTGtgcttgcttcgcccaacacacgCCGAATCTAAGCTATATTTTGGCGCCCGGTATTTTATTGAAAATATCCGTATGTTTTCAGAGTGTAGTTTTTATTTAGTCTCGTATCCTGAGCAAGAGTTTCCCTTTATTGAATCTAGCGGTTACACGGCTTGAATATCGAATATTGACGTGTGCCCACTCCTCGTCTGTTAACCCAATTATATAATTCATCACGACTGTATTGAATTATCTTTTACCATCCAGTATCAGCATTAGCCTAATTAAAAGCCATAGTGTATGATATAATGATTAAATCGTTAGTCCTAGTGTAGGAAGCAATATTTTCTTTCCCCTCAATTAGAAACTGATTGAGGTTTTCAGAGTAGATCATCTGTGAAATTTGAATGATATCCGTGAGGATTGTTTACGGCGCCGTCTCTTCTCAGTCTAGCTTTGACGGGGCATCTGAATTAATTGACTTTTATCTCCCGAATTCCAACATTTCACATCAACagagctttttttttaatttttaaagcgcAACTTTCATTTAAAAGTGAACCAAAAGTTATAGGTTTCCTTGCAAGCTGCTCTTTGCTGAACAGCATAAATAAAGGAAACGATTTAAAATGTTTGAGGTTTTTCCGCTTCCACCCTGGGAATCAGAACATGTTTAACTTCTCCATTTCTGAATTGATTTCGTACAGCACCAAGGTTCGTGCTGTCGGTCTTTTTTGGTGTTGTGGGGGTTAGTTTCTGTTTAAAATGTTAGAATGGTTCACAACCTCTGGATTGCATTGAGAAGCGAGGGCGAACCTACAACCGCCGGCCCATGCCAGCAGACGGCGATGAGACAGCACAGAATTGCACGAAACCTACTTCCATTCGACTCTGGCTtatcgtttttttttaaatcttcaattCAACGATCAGCCTTCCAGTGAAAGCAAATTGCTAATGCCCAGATAGGATTCTAATGTGTAATTGGATTTCCCGTAAGTACTGGCAGTTCATTTGAACCAGTGGCTGTGGGGCCGAGCGGTCCCACGCCGCATTGTGTGCACAATAACTGAACCTCTGTTCCTATGGCAATTCTTCACAAACTTTTGCAAAGGGCTTAATTTGTTTAAAGACCATCACTGTACACCAAAGAAGCCAATTAGCGGCATAACACGAAGTGGGAGGGCTCTTTCTCCAGCCCTTTACTTCAACACCCACAATATCTTCTTGAAAGACTGTAGTGCACGGGAGATACTTAAAATATGTCCCCATTTAACGTGGTTTTCCTTATTTTTTTCTGGACACGACAGATAGATAAAGCCCTCTTCTGCCACGACTAACATTTAAACTAATGCTGTAGATATTGTACATTTTCAATGCTATATTACACCAGCGACAACATTACTTTACATTCATTGTGCAGAGGTCAGGGGTGTACTGAAAAGAACGTGACCGGCGCTTCAGAAATACAAGCATTTCTTGATGTCAACTAACAGAAATCTGCAAGCGCGTTAGGTAGGGCAGTGGGCGAAAAAAGTAATCCTTCGCACTCCTTTCATAACAAGTCTTGTCACACAACCTCTCTCTcgaagatgctgcttgtcctgccaaGTATATACAGCGGTTCCTGGTgcgattttatttatttttggagggggtggggtgaggtgggggagggagggagcgattcATGGCTCTGCAGATTCACAGTGACCTAATTTAACCACGAGTCACCATGGCCTCCTTTGACCTCTAACAACCAGCAATCGTAATAAAGTCTTCCCATTCTGCTACCACTTTTTGACCGATTAAACAATAAAACACCAGAAAGGATTATTGAAGACAGGAAACAGCTTTGGGCAGCTTGCTTTTCATCACACAAAAATACTCATGTCTTTGTGTTTCAATCCAAGGGTCAGGGACAATATTAGTCCAAATCAAAGGAAATCTCATGTCAGAATTAAGTCCCAGAAAATGAAAACTAGATGTTAACCAACTCAATATGTTTAGATTATTTCACCAATGCAAATTTCCAAGCATCCCAACTAGTTCTAGTAATCAACAATTATACCATCATTTTATTTTTAAGGAAGGGGTTTACGATTTAATCTAATATTTGTGTGTAATATTTGGTCCTATTAACAAATTGGCCTCGTCGACAACAGGTTTAATGGGCGGGGATTTGCAGCATTTGGTGCGGGTTGCTTTTACTCTCTTCTCCGTCGCTGATTTCGGCGTCGAGGCGTTAGTGTGCGGGTTACTGGTGCCCgtagtttccctctctctcccgggTATTGAAATGCTGCTCATAGGGACCAGATCCTGAAAGGCCGCTTCCGAGAGCCACGTGTGGCGGCTGGCAGTGAAAGATACCGCCACCTGACAGTTGCATCTGCAGTGGTCAACTCCgggagctgtgtgtgtgtgtgtgtgtgtgtgtgtgggggggggggggggggggggggggggggggggtggggggggggggggggggggagtgggtagtCGATAGAGCATTTAATACTGGTCTCGCTGCAAATACAGCCTCGCATAAAGGAATCGCTAATTGGAAGCCACGGCTCCCTCCGGGGAAGAATTACCGCGGTTTCCCTCGTGCCCAGCCGGGTTTGTGATTCAGAAATTCATGACTGACTAAATGCTATGAAGAAGCACGATGTGGTTTCGTTATCCGGACATACCCTGCTTTTTGGCTGTTTGCTGTTCGCGTCAACCACCGGCCCCGGCATCCGTCACAAAGCTCATCCCTGAAGAAGATGCGGTGGGATGGACTTGGTAAGCGCGGAGATTGGTACCAAAAATCtcgcacatccccccccccccccccccccccccccccccccccccccccccccccccccccccccccccccctcctcagcagcacctccatcccatcccatcatctcccgagccccccccccccaaacatccCCGACCCCCTAACAACCCTGGGCACTggggcactcccccccccccccaacctttaTGTAATTAATACATTTTCTCTCCCACTTTACGTCAGAGCCATTCAACTGAACCTCACACAGGGAGTCAGCTCATTGGCTGCCGCAAACTCATTTAATAGCTGTCAATCTGCATCCCCGGGGCCTGTTCTCCGCGTTACCTTCAACCCACATACAAACCACAAGCGAATAACTCCGAGCAAGAACGGCTGCCTAGCCAGCAACGACCGGCGCGCACCCTCAGCAACTCTTCACCGATTCTAatcctgggcactctgaaccggtttcaaactgaagatctctgaaccGGTTccagggagagacggggagagagagagagaaagagagagagagaaaaaaacaaaactaGCAACCCGTTCCAGTCACCGGCGCCAAAGCGGGATCCAGCTCGTCCTGAGGAAATTCTACACAAAGAAAACTTTGTtgcttttgcatttttaaaataaaggAGAAAAAAGAAACGCATTGGATCGGAATTCGGGAGGACGGGGAATTCTGACCCGGGAGCCGCAGACTCGCCGGCTACTTCCCCGCTCCCCGCCTACAGACCCCGTGTGCCGCTTGAATGTATAGTCTGATGATGGAGAGTGAGTTGCAGTCTCCGGGGCATCCGATCAGCGCGCCGGGCGGTGGGACCACCGTGCCCGCTGCGGGCACAAACGGCAAGCTGAGTGGCGAGCGGGTCAAGAGACCCATGAACGCCTTCATGGTGTGGTCCCGCGGGCAGCGGAGGAAGATGGCCCAGGAAAACCCCAAGATGCACAACTCGGAGATCAGCAAGCGCCTGGGAGCTGAGTGGAAGTTAATGTCCGAGGGAGAGAAGCGACCCTTCATCGACGAAGCCAAGAGACTCCGAGCGTTGCACATGAAAGAGCACCCGGATTACAAGTACCGTCCCCGCCGGAAGACCAAGACTCTACTGAAGAAGGACAAGTACTCGCTGCCGACCGCGTTACTGCCTCAAGGCCACGGAGCGCTCGGCTTAAGCCAGCGGCTGGACGTGGCCGGCGCTTACGGGCACATGAACGGTTGGGCGAATGGCTCTTACCCGGgctcggcggcggcagcggcggccgcGGTCATGATGCAGGAACAATTGTCTTACTCCCAGCACCCGGCGCTGGCAGCGGTGGGAGCAGGAGGAGGGGGCGACGGGGGCGCCGGCGGGGGAGCAGtacatcaccaccatcaccacccgcAGCAGTTGCACCGTTACGACATGCCCCTCCAGTACAGCCCACTCACCGGCACGCAGAGCTACATGAGCGGCTCCCCTTCCTACGGCACTCTCTCATCCGGCTACAGCCACcagccggccggtggcatccaacTGGCCTCGATGGTTAAATTGGAACCGGCCCCTAGTCCCCCGGTCAGCTCGCACTCCCGCCCCCCGTGCTCCGGGGACCTAAGGGAGATGATCAGCATGTATTTacccggaggaggaggaggaggaggaggaggagggggaggaggaggaggaggaggagaaacaGGCGACCCGTCTTCCAGCAGACTGCTGCCACTTTCTCAGCACTATCAGAGCCCGGCTTCGGGGGTAAATGGGACCATTCCACTAACTCACATGTGAATATTGGGCCTCGGGAACGAACTCTGCGCTTTCCTTGATGTTCTTGTAAAAAAAAGAGTGGACTGCGAACATTTTTTTTGGCTCTAAACCTAGTGCACataccttaaaaaaaaaagaatctgaATGTTTTATTACCGAGGCTTTTTGTACAGTATTTATCATTTCAGGCAATTGGGAAGATGAATGACTGTGTTAATTGTCGACTGTTGGAATTTGCCCAGAATGGGCACTCTCGCTGTTTACACACGCTCCAGAATTACTCGAAATTGAGTAACGTGAAAatcaatacccccccccccccctcccctcccccaccctccgcaCACAACACGGGAATTCTTTGAGTTTTGGACAAGTCTTGCAACTTATTTTTTTTGTAGGAGATTTCCGTTGCTTTTAGTTGCAGGTTTGTGACCCCTGTGAATTTATGTATTTGAGACTAGATAccctttttttttgcattgtaaCATTTTCTGTAACCACGGAGATAATTACATTATAAACATATGCCAGTGGATTCCAACAGCCAATGTAAATAGATTACGAAAGACCATACTGCACGCACACTGATGTTTGTGCTAGTCAAAATAACTCCGTTGACATAATAAATTTTACAAGATATCGTTGTATATAATTTGTATTTATACTTAACCTGATTCCGTTTTGAAATGTGCTTTTCAACAATATCTCTTACGCATATAAAAAATGCTGTTAGGAACTGGTTGAAGTGTTCAATTTTGATTTAATACACCCGGCCATCAATGAAAGTACAATTGGCGCTGGGTTAGGAGAGTTTGCAC includes:
- the sox1 gene encoding transcription factor SOX-1 — translated: MYSLMMESELQSPGHPISAPGGGTTVPAAGTNGKLSGERVKRPMNAFMVWSRGQRRKMAQENPKMHNSEISKRLGAEWKLMSEGEKRPFIDEAKRLRALHMKEHPDYKYRPRRKTKTLLKKDKYSLPTALLPQGHGALGLSQRLDVAGAYGHMNGWANGSYPGSAAAAAAAVMMQEQLSYSQHPALAAVGAGGGGDGGAGGGAVHHHHHHPQQLHRYDMPLQYSPLTGTQSYMSGSPSYGTLSSGYSHQPAGGIQLASMVKLEPAPSPPVSSHSRPPCSGDLREMISMYLPGGGGGGGGGGGGGGGGGETGDPSSSRLLPLSQHYQSPASGVNGTIPLTHM